The Neptunomonas concharum genomic interval GAGTGTCGGGTCTTTTTGGTGCGGTGCCGGATATTGTGGTCTCTGGTATTAATGCGGGTGCCAACCTAGGCGATGATGTTATCTATTCAGGCACAGTGGCCGCAGCGATGGAGGGCCGCTCATTAGGGTTGCCGCCGATTGCTGTCTCTTTAGCGGGGCATTACCCTAAGCACTACGAAACAGCGGCTGCAATTGCGAAAACGATCGTTGAAAATGTAAGCTCTTTAGGGCTGCCAGCAAGGTCTGTTCTGAATGTTAATGTGCCAGATCTACCTCTTAGTGACATTCAAGGTATTCATATTACTCGGCTAGGCCATCGTGCAGCAGCAGGCAAACCAGAAAGTTCAAAAGATCCGCGGGGTAAGGTTCGGTATTGGGTAGCGGGTGCTGGGGATGCTTTGGATAATGCCCCGGGTACGGACTTTTATGCGGTTGAGCATGGGTTTGTTTCGATCACTCCCCTGCATATTGATATGACATTTTACCCAGGGATGGAACGATTAGGAGACTGGTTGGAGGGTTTGCTTTGAGTAGTGTTCAGCTGCAAGGGATAGGTATGACCTCGCGGCGTACAAGGGAACGTCTGGTTACACGCTTGCGTGAGCAAGGTATAAAAAGCCTGCCCGTATTGGATGTTATATTAGGTACGCCGCGTCACCTCTTTATTGATGAGGCGCTAGCGCACAGAGCGTATGAAGACACGGCTTTACCCATTGGCTTCAATCAGACGATTTCCCAGCCCTATATTGTTGCTAGAATGACGGAGCTTTTGCTTTCTGAGGGTGTGGTGAAGTCAGTACTTGAAGTAGGTACAGGGTCAGGGTATCAAACAGCAGTTTTGGCCCAGTTGATCGATAAAGTCTATTCCGTTGAGCGTATTAAGCCCTTGCAGTTAAAAGCAAAGGAACGATTTCGCGTTATGGGGCTGAGAAATATTTATCTACAGCACTCTGACGGCGGTATGGGGTGGCCATCTATGGCACCTTTTGATGCCATCATTGTTACCGCAGCACCTGAATCCATTCCTGAAGAGCTTCTAGAGCAGCTAGCAATAGGTGGGCGACTGGTGATTCCTGTGGGGCAAAACCAGCAAGAGCTTAAATTAGTGGTTAAAAAATCTGATAAAGAGTTTGAAACTCGAATAATTGAGCGCGTAAAGTTTGTACCGCTGCTTTCGGGAACGGTACGTTAAGGAGAAACATTTGAATCAGAAGCGCTCGCCTAAAGAATATATATTACTGGCCTTGAAAG includes:
- a CDS encoding protein-L-isoaspartate(D-aspartate) O-methyltransferase, producing MTSRRTRERLVTRLREQGIKSLPVLDVILGTPRHLFIDEALAHRAYEDTALPIGFNQTISQPYIVARMTELLLSEGVVKSVLEVGTGSGYQTAVLAQLIDKVYSVERIKPLQLKAKERFRVMGLRNIYLQHSDGGMGWPSMAPFDAIIVTAAPESIPEELLEQLAIGGRLVIPVGQNQQELKLVVKKSDKEFETRIIERVKFVPLLSGTVR
- the surE gene encoding 5'/3'-nucleotidase SurE gives rise to the protein MNNILISNDDGVFAPGLAALANALSEVASIQVVAPDRNRSGASNALTLDRPVDAHRHDNGFVSLSGTPTDCVHMGVSGLFGAVPDIVVSGINAGANLGDDVIYSGTVAAAMEGRSLGLPPIAVSLAGHYPKHYETAAAIAKTIVENVSSLGLPARSVLNVNVPDLPLSDIQGIHITRLGHRAAAGKPESSKDPRGKVRYWVAGAGDALDNAPGTDFYAVEHGFVSITPLHIDMTFYPGMERLGDWLEGLL